The Streptomyces sp. NBC_00775 genome includes the window GGCCAGAAGCCGCTCCAGGACGCCAGAGGCCTCCACCAGGGAGCGGTACGAACGGCCCGTGGGGCGCTGCGGATCGGAGCGCTCGTCGGCCTTGGCGAGCAGCCGGATCAGCGACTCGTCCGGCAGCTGGAGGATCTCCTCCAGGGCGCGTACGGCGCGCAGCGACTCGGGGCGCTGTGGGCGCCGGGCGCCCTGCTGCCAGTAACTCAGGCTCGTCACCCCGACCTTGACCCCGTACCGCGACAGATGGTGCTGTACGCGCTGCAGCGGCAGCCCGCGCGCGGCGATCGCGGCGCGCAGCGCGACATGGAAGGGGCCGCCCCGCAGAGCCGTCTCCAGTTCCGCCGTGGCGACGTCCGCGTGCTGTGTGCCGTGCCGCATGCAGGGGGCCCTTCTGTGAATGTTCACAACGGCTGGTCAGGCCGTTCGTGCGGGTCGTCGGGGCCGCCAGGTCGGCGCGCGGGGTCTGTTCACACGCGGGTTTCGCCGTTCACGGCCCGAGTTCCCCCGCATTGAAGCGTGTTGACCAAGTCCCGACAACACCTGATGCTCAACATGCTTCACTGCAGCGTCCGGACGCGCTCCTCCACTCCTCGAACCCCACTCGGGAGGAACGCATGCGCCACAGAAGGCTCCTCGCTCTCGCCGCCGTGCTGGCCGCCCTCGGCGCCGCCCCGACGACGGCCGTCGCTTCCCAGGCACCCGCGGCCAGTACGTCCACGCCCCACGCGACGACCCTCGCGTACAAGCGCCTGAACATCACCATGCAGGCCCAGCAGAAGAGCAACTGGTGCTGGGCGGCCAGCGGGAACACGGTCGCCACCTGGTTCGGTCGGAGCTACTCGCAGAACCAGTTCTGCAACGCCGCCTTCGGGCGCGCCCAGGGCACCGAATGTCCCAACTGGCAGGCCTCGCTGGGCGATGTGCAGGACGGCCTGGACTGGGCGGGCATCAACCCCGGTTCGTACGTCTCCGGATGGCTGCGCCACTCGACCGTGGAGACGGAGATCGACGCGAACCGGCCCGTCGAGACCCGGATCCAGTGGTCGAGCGGCGGCGGCCACATGCACGTCCTCTACGGGTACGACGACACGAACAGCTGGGTCTACTGGGGTGACCCCTGGCCTTCCAACGACCGCTACAACTGGGCCTCCCACGCCTGGTACGTGGACAACGACTCCTTCTCCTGGACCCACTCGCTGTACCGGATCGGGGCGTGAGCGCGATGACCCGACGTACCCGCGTCACGAGCGCCGCCGTCGCGGGCTGCGCCGCCACCCTGCTGCTCGGCCTGGCCGCCCCCTCGGCCAGGGCCGAAGCCGGACTTTCCCCGGTTTCCCCGGTTTCCCCGGTCTCCCCGGCCTCCGTGGCCACCGCGCACCGTGCCGCCAGCGATCCCGCGACCTTGGACACCCTCGCCCGGTTCTTCGCGGACCCCGGCAGTTCGGTGACCGAATCAACCCTCCGCGCGCGCGTGGACGACGACACCGTCCCGGTGTACTACCTGTCTCCTGACTTCGTGGCCGGCAGGACCGGCGCACCGGTCGCCCGGCTCGCGTTCCTGGCGACCCGGGCCGTCGCCTCCGACGGTCGGAAGGCGTCCCTGTGGACCGCGCGACAGGGCGGCGGCTGGCAGCTGGTGAACATCGCCTCCGGAGACGACGAGACGCGTTACGCGGCCCTGGGTGCCCGGCTGCTGCCGGGCGGCACGGTCTTCAGGGAGCCGCAGATCGACGCCTGGTACGTCGAGCGCCACGCGCGCGTGCTGCCCCTCGACACGGACGCCCGGCAGGCGATCGGCGCCCGCGGCACGACGCTGGCCTCCTACCGCGCGCGCGTGCACAAGGCGTACGCGGACAAGCTCCCCGGCTCCGTGTACGCGCGGTCGGGCGAGGCGGGCGGATACGGCTCCGAGTCCCCGGGGACCGGCCGCCCGCACGACCACCCGGAGAACCCCGGCCCCGCCGTCGCCATCGCCTCGGCGGCAGCCGGCGTCGGAGCCCTCGTGGCCCTCACCCTGAGCGTCTCCCGCGCCCTGCGCCGACGCCGCCGCTGACTCCGCCTTCCTCCGGCGCCGGGCGGAGCCACGCCCCCGCTCCGCCCGGCAGCCACCAGGAGCCGCACAAGCCAGAGTCAGGGCTCAATCCCGAGCCACCGCCGGCCCCCCTACACCCGGCCGTTCACTCCCTGTCCCTCGCCCCTCGCCCCTCACGCCCCAGCAATTCCCATATCGCCCCCGCCGAAAGCGCGGACTTGTGCAGGAAGCCGCGGGCCGAGCTGGCCGCGACGAGTTCCTGGAAGTCCTCCAGGGAGTGCGTCGAGATCAGGATCACGGCGGGCACGCTGCCCGCGAGTCGTGCCGCCACGTCGAAGCCGTTCTCTCCGTCGAGGTCGATGTCGACGAGGGCGACGTCCGGAGCCGCTTCAAGAGCCCGCGCGAGAGCTCCCGCGCCCGTCGAGGCGACACCGACGACCTGTACCCCACCACGCTCCAGCAGGGTGCGCGCGGCCTCCAGGAACCGGGCGCTGTCGTCGACGAGGAGACAGCGCATGGACATGCTGACAGCTTCCCAACAGGTTGACCTTCGCGCCTTCCCGCTAGCCGGAAAGTGCTGAAGTCCTGTGCCAGAAAGGCAGGTTCGCATTCACGCAGAGCAGCGGCGCGTCACCGGCGGTAGCATGTCGATGCCCTGGGGTGGCCGTGTCCCGTCGGTTGGGTGGGGATACACGATGACGTTGCTCCGAAGGAAACCGCCGCAAGGCCGGGCGTTCCTCGCCGGAGTGCTCTGCGCGGCCCTCCTCGCCGCCGGATGCGGCGGGGGAGGCGACGACGGAAAGCGTTCCAGGACGCGCGCGGACACCACGTGCGACGGAAAGCTCAAGGGCACCACCGACATCACCGTCTGGTTCCACGCGGGCCCGAGCGGGGAGCTCGGCACGCTGCGCGCGCAGGTCAAGGACTTCAATGCTGCGCAGAAGGCGGTCCGGGTCGAGCTGATCACCCTCCCCGAAGAGCGCCCTTACACGGATCTGGTCGAATCCGCGGCCGCCAGCGGCGACCTGCCCGACCTGCTCGACTTCGACGGCCCGAACCTCTACAACTACGCCTGGTCGGGCAAGCTCAAGCCGATCGACTCCTGTGTGCCCGACAGCGTGAAGAACGACCTGTTGCCCTCGATCCGCGAACAGGGCACCTATGAGGGCCGGTTGTGGGGCGTCGGCACCTTCGACTCCGGGCTCGGCCTCTACGTACGTCCCTCGGTCCTGAAGAAGGCCGGTATCCGCGTGCCGAGTGGCCCCGGCGACGCCTGGACGGCCACCGAGCTGACCGGC containing:
- a CDS encoding papain-like cysteine protease family protein, whose product is MRHRRLLALAAVLAALGAAPTTAVASQAPAASTSTPHATTLAYKRLNITMQAQQKSNWCWAASGNTVATWFGRSYSQNQFCNAAFGRAQGTECPNWQASLGDVQDGLDWAGINPGSYVSGWLRHSTVETEIDANRPVETRIQWSSGGGHMHVLYGYDDTNSWVYWGDPWPSNDRYNWASHAWYVDNDSFSWTHSLYRIGA
- a CDS encoding response regulator, which encodes MSMRCLLVDDSARFLEAARTLLERGGVQVVGVASTGAGALARALEAAPDVALVDIDLDGENGFDVAARLAGSVPAVILISTHSLEDFQELVAASSARGFLHKSALSAGAIWELLGREGRGARDRE